In Plasmodium chabaudi chabaudi strain AS genome assembly, chromosome: 10, a single genomic region encodes these proteins:
- a CDS encoding ankyrin-repeat protein, putative: MLISKSGMKPMEEQNTIENKNNIKNKKQIPRKRMKYLTYANNKSICNFYSSPCHFVYLMSQTKCTKSYGTKNKYNLVRFASLTGLTNMNQSASQMLYNDNMVKGYPSKGTSTTDPCVPHIYADEKKKKGILKNEKWNKREKKTVRINLCCDNSSDKIGECFISINKKEINKCKIKSAGSLPEINSKSYDKNRSVISICENYENRRIISSNSYGDDFTYSDLDAYMGEYMDNIESDSSIAPFDLEPIHLASNDGNIEIIKYLLASGIDINSKTKIRKYTTLHICASKGDINTVKFLVENNADINALSYNNETALWCASISNHLDVCKYLLQNGGLLYLNKKRDSVLHAASTMGNYEIVKLLIDNSANITHLDGNMLEPIHYASFEGHKGIVKILMYKQIEQSLKEIMNKIIYNMKKYNVYTKNLETYYYFKYKSIIKKKTMSKILCCAITSENYKLVNFILKRGANVNYFDIRLQLFPIHAAAVTGNIKIFKSLIHKGANIFVKTPCNNLPINLVEHIELRQYILQQSRKINLRNAWIIRNKKSDHILSRLSYDTFYHLCLFF; the protein is encoded by the coding sequence CCTTGccattttgtatatttgaTGAGCCAAACTAAGTGCACTAAAAGTTATGGaactaaaaataaatataacttAGTTCGTTTTGCAAGCTTAACTGGGTTGACAAATATGAACCAATCAGCTAGCCAAATGTTATATAATGACAACATGGTAAAGGGGTATCCCTCCAAAGGTACGTCTACAACAGACCCATGTGTGCCTCATATATATGCcgatgaaaaaaagaaaaaaggaattttgaaaaatgaaaaatggaataaaagagaaaaaaaaacagttCGTATAAATCTATGTTGTGATAATAGTAGTGATAAAATTGGGGAATGTTTTATTTCGATAaacaaaaaggaaataaataaatgcaaGATAAAGAGTGCTGGTAGTTTACCCGAAATAAATTCTAAATcgtatgataaaaataggaGTGTTATAAGCATATgtgaaaattatgaaaaccGAAGAATAATTAGTAGCAATAGTTATGGTGACGATTTTACTTATAGTGATTTAGATGCATATATGGGTGAATATATGGATAATATAGAAAGTGATTCTTCAATTGCTCCATTTGATTTAGAACCCATACATTTGGCTAGTAATGATGgtaatatagaaataataaaatatttgttagCATCTGGAATAGATATAAACagtaaaacaaaaataagaaaatatacaacattacatatatgtgcatCTAAAGGAGATATAAACACAGTAAAATTTTTAGTAGAGAATAATGCAGACATAAATGCATTGTCATACAATAATGAAACAGCATTGTGGTGTGCATCTATATCGAATCATTTAGAtgtatgtaaatatttattacaaaatggaggattattatatttaaataaaaaaagagatTCAGTATTACATGCTGCATCAACTATGGGGAATTATGAAATCgtaaaattgttaatagATAATTCAGCTAATATTACACACTTAGATGGAAATATGTTAGAACCTATACATTATGCATCTTTTGAAGGACATAAAGGAAttgtgaaaatattaatgtaTAAACAAATCGAACAAagtttaaaagaaataatgaataaaattatatataatatgaaaaaatataatgtgtacacaaaaaatttagaaacgtattattattttaaatataaatcaattattaaaaaaaaaacaatgagtaaaatattatgttgTGCTATCACTTCAGAGAATTATAAGTTAGTAAActtcattttaaaaagagGAGCGaatgtaaattattttgatatacGTTTACAATTATTTCCAATACATGCTGCTGCAGTAACTgggaatataaaaatatttaaatccCTAATCCATAAAGGAGCAAACATATTTGTTAAAACTCCGTGTAATAATTTACCTATAAATTTAGTTGAGCATATAGAATTAagacaatatattttacaacaATCTCGTAAAATAAATCTAAGAAATGCTTGGATAAtacgaaataaaaaatcggatcatatattatcacGTTTATCATATGACAccttttatcatttatgtttatttttctaa